AAAGTACACAAGAAAAAATTGGAGGATATAAAGAAATTCATTGAGATACAAAGTATACCTACGGACTCTTCTGCACAAAGTCACATGAGACTGGTTCATATGACAGTTGGCAAAAGCTGTCCAATGTGTAATAAATCTTTTGCTACAAAAGCCAATGTACGAAGGCACATTCATGAAGTTCACAAAGGACTGAAACGAGATTCAATAACTCCCGAAACACCTGcaaaatctattaaaaatataTCCATGAGTACTGCATCCCCTAAAAAATCGGTAAAGTCTATACTGCGTACCCCTAAATCTGTAAATTCAGACTTCAGTCTAAGTTCTTGCAAATGTCCATATTGCAAGAGACGATATACATCTCAATACCTGCTGAGAAAACATGTACAAATTGTCCATAAAACAGCTGTTTCTACAGCAGATTCAAAGCAAGATCACGGTTCTAATACAAATGGCAAAGTCAAATTTGAAAACTCAAACTCTGTAGACTCTTCATCTTCTGTTTCTCCGCAGAGTGAATTAAAAGGGAAGACGAGTGCAAATGAGAAAAAGAGCAACCATGCTACTCAGAAGAACAAAGCTAAAAGTGAAACGGGTTCACCCAAAAGTAGCTCACCTGTAGCAGGGGTGAAGAAATGTATGAAGAAGCCAAAGTTTTCAGCTGGCTTTGACTTCAAACAACTGTATTGTAAACTGTGTAAACGTCAGTTCACATCCAAGCAGAATCTAGCAAAGCACATAGAGCTGCACACTGATGGAAGTAGCATCTACGTGAAGTTCTATAGGTGCCCTCTATGCTCCTACGAGACGCGTCGCAAGCGGGATGTCATACGACATATTACAGTGGTGCACAAAAGGACACAAAGAGCTCTGGTAAAAATTACTGCAAACTTGGAAAGCAGGGCAATAAAAAAGCCCATAGAGTCCATTCTGGAAAAGGTGGGCAAAGGAAACCCACAAAAAGACAAGGTGAAACGTTCTAATTTGAAACTAGATGGAGCCTCTGTTTCTCAGAGTAAGAAATTGGAGGGAGGAGATACCAGCATTGAAGTCAAAGTGACCAAAAACTTCTCTTTACTTAAATGTAAGAAGTGCGGCAAAGCATTTGCCAAAAAAACTGATTTGGATCagcataaaaaaaatcataaagccAATCCAAACAATACTGCCGTTGACTCAAAAAGCAAAGGAAGAAGTACACGTTCTAAAACTACTGTGTAAATGGTATTCTTGTCGCAGCTCTGAAACGTTTTTGagtgaacagtgcagggtttttatttactaaaatccaATTTTAACACGTTAAATATTAGTTGTAAAAatcaggctaaaatagccaagctgtgactggaGCAGAGGTGTTTTtgttaatcccccccccccccccccccccaggtttgtatgtatgtatgtataatatatatatatatatatatatatatatatatatatatataattttattttttatttttttactttgtttgaaGTTTCGTGAATAATCCTGCAGATGTTTTCGTTCTTAGCTCTGTGTTCTTCTAAATGCTGCTAAAGTAAGCAGTGTGGGATCTGGATAAGTTAATTTCTTTCAGTATTGTGTAAGATTTTTAGAAGGAAACTATGGCTTGCCCCATGCAGCCTTGAGTTGGATATAAAAGGATTCCACTGCATTGCCAAGTGGGTGCCATTTATAAACTCCCATTTGAAGACTATAAGATATAAATGTGACACTTCTTGAATGTTTCAAGCACTGCTCACCAGTGGTGAATAATGACTTGTTTTACTATGCGGGAGAAAACAAAAATCTGTTTATTTGTCAGAATAACTTGATATCAGAGTTATCTTATAGGATGTAACTTAATGTTGATGT
This Pelobates fuscus isolate aPelFus1 chromosome 3, aPelFus1.pri, whole genome shotgun sequence DNA region includes the following protein-coding sequences:
- the ZNF800 gene encoding zinc finger protein 800 isoform X4, whose amino-acid sequence is MLRVLSAESQSKNETDTQEAKLAPTQKTYLRDKYCQTDHHHHGCCAPLPLLEPGDPPLLQQPVQTAKSGILQIIECFRSGTTQLKNMLLKEVDTIFECKTCRSLFRGLPNLITHKQFYCLSKGRIDENPIYEGNKQTESMRNLLDTIYPKDQPEYVINLEPIQSNRNAVFQFVTPAGEARASRNNTSEVVDVQTEPSGSVPKSDCTTVEFEESTSTESVKIEDLFTTPAEAKSRFSDLITQPVASGGENPFSCRICKKNFHSRRSICRHIKKVHKKKLEDIKKFIEIQSIPTDSSAQSHMRLVHMTVGKSCPMCNKSFATKANVRRHIHEVHKGLKRDSITPETPAKSIKNISMSTASPKKSVKSILRTPKSVNSDFSLSSCKCPYCKRRYTSQYLLRKHVQIVHKTAVSTADSKQDHGSNTNGKVKFENSNSVDSSSSVSPQSELKGKTSANEKKSNHATQKNKAKSETGSPKSSSPVAGVKKCMKKPKFSAGFDFKQLYCKLCKRQFTSKQNLAKHIELHTDGSSIYVKFYRCPLCSYETRRKRDVIRHITVVHKRTQRALVKITANLESRAIKKPIESILEKVGKGNPQKDKVKRSNLKLDGASVSQSKKLEGGDTSIEVKVTKNFSLLKCKKCGKAFAKKTDLDQHKKNHKANPNNTAVDSKSKGRSTRSKTTV
- the ZNF800 gene encoding zinc finger protein 800 isoform X3, encoding MLRVLSAESQQSKNETDTQEAKLAPTQKTYLRDKYCQTDHHHHGCCAPLPLLEPGDPPLLQQPVQTAKSGILQIIECFRSGTTQLKNMLLKEVDTIFECKTCRSLFRGLPNLITHKQFYCLSKGRIDENPIYEGNKQTESMRNLLDTIYPKDQPEYVINLEPIQSNRNAVFQFVTPAGEARASRNNTSEVVDVQTEPSGSVPKSDCTTVEFEESTSTESVKIEDLFTTPAEAKSRFSDLITQPVASGGENPFSCRICKKNFHSRRSICRHIKKVHKKKLEDIKKFIEIQSIPTDSSAQSHMRLVHMTVGKSCPMCNKSFATKANVRRHIHEVHKGLKRDSITPETPAKSIKNISMSTASPKKSVKSILRTPKSVNSDFSLSSCKCPYCKRRYTSQYLLRKHVQIVHKTAVSTADSKQDHGSNTNGKVKFENSNSVDSSSSVSPQSELKGKTSANEKKSNHATQKNKAKSETGSPKSSSPVAGVKKCMKKPKFSAGFDFKQLYCKLCKRQFTSKQNLAKHIELHTDGSSIYVKFYRCPLCSYETRRKRDVIRHITVVHKRTQRALVKITANLESRAIKKPIESILEKVGKGNPQKDKVKRSNLKLDGASVSQSKKLEGGDTSIEVKVTKNFSLLKCKKCGKAFAKKTDLDQHKKNHKANPNNTAVDSKSKGRSTRSKTTV
- the ZNF800 gene encoding zinc finger protein 800 isoform X1, with translation MEKNISTLRKTHFLRNQQSKNETDTQEAKLAPTQKTYLRDKYCQTDHHHHGCCAPLPLLEPGDPPLLQQPVQTAKSGILQIIECFRSGTTQLKNMLLKEVDTIFECKTCRSLFRGLPNLITHKQFYCLSKGRIDENPIYEGNKQTESMRNLLDTIYPKDQPEYVINLEPIQSNRNAVFQFVTPAGEARASRNNTSEVVDVQTEPSGSVPKSDCTTVEFEESTSTESVKIEDLFTTPAEAKSRFSDLITQPVASGGENPFSCRICKKNFHSRRSICRHIKKVHKKKLEDIKKFIEIQSIPTDSSAQSHMRLVHMTVGKSCPMCNKSFATKANVRRHIHEVHKGLKRDSITPETPAKSIKNISMSTASPKKSVKSILRTPKSVNSDFSLSSCKCPYCKRRYTSQYLLRKHVQIVHKTAVSTADSKQDHGSNTNGKVKFENSNSVDSSSSVSPQSELKGKTSANEKKSNHATQKNKAKSETGSPKSSSPVAGVKKCMKKPKFSAGFDFKQLYCKLCKRQFTSKQNLAKHIELHTDGSSIYVKFYRCPLCSYETRRKRDVIRHITVVHKRTQRALVKITANLESRAIKKPIESILEKVGKGNPQKDKVKRSNLKLDGASVSQSKKLEGGDTSIEVKVTKNFSLLKCKKCGKAFAKKTDLDQHKKNHKANPNNTAVDSKSKGRSTRSKTTV
- the ZNF800 gene encoding zinc finger protein 800 isoform X2: MEKNISTLRKTHFLRNQSKNETDTQEAKLAPTQKTYLRDKYCQTDHHHHGCCAPLPLLEPGDPPLLQQPVQTAKSGILQIIECFRSGTTQLKNMLLKEVDTIFECKTCRSLFRGLPNLITHKQFYCLSKGRIDENPIYEGNKQTESMRNLLDTIYPKDQPEYVINLEPIQSNRNAVFQFVTPAGEARASRNNTSEVVDVQTEPSGSVPKSDCTTVEFEESTSTESVKIEDLFTTPAEAKSRFSDLITQPVASGGENPFSCRICKKNFHSRRSICRHIKKVHKKKLEDIKKFIEIQSIPTDSSAQSHMRLVHMTVGKSCPMCNKSFATKANVRRHIHEVHKGLKRDSITPETPAKSIKNISMSTASPKKSVKSILRTPKSVNSDFSLSSCKCPYCKRRYTSQYLLRKHVQIVHKTAVSTADSKQDHGSNTNGKVKFENSNSVDSSSSVSPQSELKGKTSANEKKSNHATQKNKAKSETGSPKSSSPVAGVKKCMKKPKFSAGFDFKQLYCKLCKRQFTSKQNLAKHIELHTDGSSIYVKFYRCPLCSYETRRKRDVIRHITVVHKRTQRALVKITANLESRAIKKPIESILEKVGKGNPQKDKVKRSNLKLDGASVSQSKKLEGGDTSIEVKVTKNFSLLKCKKCGKAFAKKTDLDQHKKNHKANPNNTAVDSKSKGRSTRSKTTV